The Colias croceus chromosome 11, ilColCroc2.1 genome has a segment encoding these proteins:
- the LOC123695409 gene encoding uncharacterized protein LOC123695409, whose amino-acid sequence MQDYHSMGHMIPASNTSKPECFNTHHCVRTDSDVNSKFRVVFNASCKTSSGYSLNDLMKTGPNLQQDLQSLIIKWRQYQFAFTADIEKMFRQIWLHPDDQNLLKIVWRDSNSDPIREYQLTTVTYGTKAAPFLAMMTLKQLASDERNNYLHSSAIEVLENSFYMDDVIHGCHSIEEAKILQSDLIKLLQSSGFNLRKWKSNTTELSQNIKESNNNSSDFNFKQSETTKTLGLGWNPEEDIFTFHSQLEPLKSSKITKRVLLSDISKLFDPIGWLSPLSTKLKIIFQQVWAAHIGWDDQIPEEIYKEWIKVRNDISMIKDIKLPRWIHTRNCDSIELHGFCDSSMKAYACVIYCRVNKGEDSHNITLLVGKTRLVPTSKVVTLPRLELSGALLLSKLMNKVKECLKCNDIKMYGWADSTVVLGWLQGNAARWKTFVANRVQQITKVMPPDCWRYVKSEENPADCASRGLSASQLKDHSLWWQGPKWLSTFSDQTKKVTYSTDQELKVSKQVTATVTNHQNNSIIIDILSKHSTFRKAVRIVAWMCRFTNNKKKYQSYLSVEELKHATLLIIRNIQQLSFEKEISDLRSGNNIHRKSKLCELNPYIDQQQIIRVGGRLRHAYLDPDMKNPIIIPNNSRLSELLINEAHQSTYHGGARLTSSYLRQKYWIMGGYRAVKKIVRQCIKCRRHNPSKHHQIMGDLPAARVNPSRPFYNVGVDYTGHVFIKSNAGRGIKTTKGYIAVFTCMATKAVHLELVSDLSSASFISALRRMSARRGKPGHIYSDNGTNFIGANKILQQEYDEILKIFNTQFQSEVAT is encoded by the exons atgcaaGATTATCATTCAATGGGTCATATGATACCGGCTTCTAATACGTCTAAGCCGGAGTGTTTCAATACTCATCATTGCGTGCGCACAGATAGCGACGTAAATTCGAAATTTCGAGTTGTATTCAATGCATCATGTAAAACTTCATCAGGATATAGTTTGAATGACCTTATGAAAACAGGCCCGAATCTTCAGCAAGATTTACAGTCTTTAATCATTAAATGGAGACAATATCAATTTGCTTTTACTGCGGACATAGAAAAAATGTTTCGCCAAATTTGGCTACACCCAGACGATCagaacttattaaaaatagtatgGCGGGACTCTAATTCGGACCCTATTCGTGAATATCAACTCACGACGGTTACTTATGGTACGAAAGCAGCTCCATTCCTAGCTATGATGACCTTAAAACAGCTGGCTAGTGATgagagaaataattatttacatagctCCGCAATCGAAGTCTTAGAGAACTCATTTTATATGGATGACGTCATACACGGTTGTCATTCCATAGAGGAAGCTAAGATATTACAAAGCgatttaattaagttattgCAATCAAGTGGCTTTAACTTACGTAAGTGGAAATCAAATACTACGGAattatcacaaaatataaaagaatccAATAACAATTCtagtgattttaattttaaacaatcagAAACAACAAAAACTTTAGGATTAGGGTGGAATCCCGaagaagatatttttacatttcattCGCAACTAGAACCCTTGAAATcatcaaaaataacaaaaagagTGCTTTTATCAGATATATCAAAGTTATTCGACCCTATCGGATGGCTATCACCGTtatcaacaaaattaaaaattatttttcaacaagtaTGGGCGGCGCATATAGGATGGGATGATCAAATACCAGAAGAAATATATAAGGAATGGATCAAAGTTAGAAATGATATTAGCATGATCAAAGATATAAAATTACCACGCTGGATTCACACCCGTAATTGCGATAGTATTGAGTTACATGGGTTCTGTGACTCGTCTATGAAAGCTTATGCATGTGTTATATATTGCCGTGTAAATAAAGGTGAagattcacataatataacattattggTTGGAAAAACGAGACTTGTGCCGACTAGCAAGGTCGTTACATTGCCTAGATTAGAACTGAGTGGAGCATtacttttatcaaaattaatgaataaggTTAAGGAATGCCTTAAATGTAATGATATCAAAATGTATGGATGGGCTGACAGTACAGTAGTTTTAGGTTGGTTACAAGGGAATGCAGCAAGATGGAAAACGTTCGTGGCAAACAGAGTGCAGCAAATAACAAAGGTCATGCCTCCAGATTGTTGGCGGTATGTCAAATCAGAAGAAAATCCTGCCGACTGTGCAAGTCGAGGTTTATCAGCATCACAATTGAAGGATCATTCTTTGTGGTGGCAAGGCCCCAAGTGGCTATCAACATTTAGTGatcaaacaaaaaaggtcACATATTCAACAGATCAAGAGTTGAAAGTATCAAAACAAGTTACCGCCACGGTAACaaatcatcaaaataattctatcataatagatatattatcaAAACACAGCACATTCCGTAAGGCTGTGCGAATCGTTGCATGGATGTGTAGATTCACCAACAACAAGAAGAAATATCAAAGTTACTTATCAGTGGAGGAATTGAAACATGCAACATTGCTTATTATCAGAAATATTCAACAGTTATCATTTGAAAAGGAAATATCAGATTTAAGAAGtggtaataatatacataggaAAAGTAAATTGTGTGAGTTAAATCCTTATATCGATCAACAACAAATTATCAGAGTAGGAGGAAGACTGCGACATGCTTACCTTGACCCTGACATGAAAAATCCTATCATCATACCGAATAACAGTCGTCTCTcggaattattaattaatgaagcACACCAATCTACTTATCATGGAGGTGCTAGGCTAACATCATCATATTTAAGGCAGAAGTATTGGATTATGGGTGGCTATAGGGCTGTTAAAAAGATAGTACGGCAGTGTATCAAATGTAGGAGGCATAATCCCAGCAAGcatcatcaaattatgggagATTTACCAGCGGCTAGAGTAAACCCATCAAGACCCTTCTACAATGTGGGAGTCGACTATACAGGTCATGTATTTATCAAATCAAACGCTGGAAGAGGTATCAAGACAACAAAAGGTTACATTGCAGTATTTACTTGTATGGCCACCAAGGCTGTACACCTGGAACTGGTATCAGATTTATCAAGTGCAAGTTTTATATCAGCCCTGCGTAGAATGTCAGCTCGCAGGGGTAAGCCTGGTCACATCTACAGTGATAACGGCACTAATTTTATAggagcaaataaaatattacaacaaGAATACGATGAAATactcaaaatatttaacacacaATTTCAATCAGAG GT